Proteins co-encoded in one Anabaena sphaerica FACHB-251 genomic window:
- a CDS encoding type IV pilin-like G/H family protein, which yields MKVQYSTKLIPHLIKKNHDHGFTIIELLVVMIVIGILSAIALPSFVNCANKSKTSEVKTYVGSMNRGQQAYFLESEDSKFSNSVNQLGIGIREETNYYRYSTKASTNTAFSYGIAKIEYIENNWFDKKPVKSVVGGVFVVPASQQEEITTVSILCINDKPGNIIPPQPILKNGVPTCAMGTMEVK from the coding sequence ATGAAAGTACAATATTCGACCAAATTAATCCCACATCTCATCAAAAAGAATCATGATCATGGGTTTACGATAATTGAACTCTTGGTAGTAATGATTGTTATTGGAATTTTATCTGCTATAGCCTTACCATCTTTTGTAAATTGTGCGAATAAATCCAAAACATCAGAAGTAAAGACTTATGTCGGTTCTATGAACCGTGGACAACAAGCTTATTTTTTGGAATCAGAAGACAGTAAATTTTCTAATTCTGTAAATCAATTAGGTATTGGTATTAGGGAAGAAACCAATTATTATCGTTATTCTACAAAAGCTTCTACAAATACTGCGTTTAGTTATGGAATTGCCAAAATAGAATATATAGAGAATAATTGGTTTGATAAAAAGCCTGTAAAAAGTGTTGTTGGTGGTGTGTTTGTTGTTCCTGCTTCCCAACAAGAAGAAATTACCACAGTATCAATTTTATGTATTAACGATAAACCTGGTAATATTATTCCCCCGCAACCTATTTTAAAAAATGGTGTTCCTACCTGTGCTATGGGAACTATGGAAGTTAAGTAA
- a CDS encoding type IV pilin-like G/H family protein encodes MQLSYKVKLYQHLLQQRHHHGWTGLLVLFFVGVLCLIAFNLPYLLDSSSKARTAEGKVYVSSLNKAQTYFYDDHGKFAQSISPLETGIPEKTQVYTYSIKATQKASFQYAIANPRGWFDKPPVTSFVGAVFLVKSGNNQEIQSISILCRNNIKGHIQPPDPVYKNGVASCPSATRIIQ; translated from the coding sequence ATGCAATTATCTTACAAGGTTAAGTTGTATCAACATCTGCTACAACAACGTCATCATCACGGTTGGACAGGACTGCTAGTATTATTTTTTGTCGGTGTTCTTTGCCTAATTGCATTCAATCTTCCCTATCTGTTAGATAGTAGCAGCAAAGCTAGAACAGCAGAAGGAAAAGTTTATGTTAGTTCCTTGAACAAAGCGCAAACTTACTTTTATGATGATCATGGTAAATTTGCCCAATCTATCTCACCATTAGAAACAGGTATTCCAGAAAAAACTCAAGTATATACATACTCTATCAAAGCAACGCAAAAAGCAAGCTTTCAGTATGCGATCGCTAACCCTAGAGGTTGGTTTGATAAACCACCAGTAACCAGTTTTGTAGGTGCTGTTTTTTTAGTTAAATCTGGGAATAATCAAGAAATACAAAGCATATCTATTTTATGTCGAAATAACATTAAGGGTCATATTCAACCACCAGATCCAGTTTATAAAAATGGTGTTGCTAGTTGTCCTTCTGCAACTAGAATTATTCAGTAA
- the hemW gene encoding radical SAM family heme chaperone HemW: MSNHHIAIQVPSAAYVHIPFCRRRCFYCDFPVFVVGDAYGEPSYRLRGGTSGTISQYVEALCHEISISPAFSQPLKTIFFGGGTPSLLSTEQLQCLLTSLERRFGIAKGAEISMEMDPGTFDLAHIAGYRSAGVNRVSLGVQAFQDELLKIAGRSHSVEDIFAAIDLIHQVEIPEFSLDLISGLPHQSLDQWQDSLTKAVEIAPTHISIYDLTIEPGTAFGRYYKPGDNPLPTDETTVKMYRLGQKVLTRAGYEHYEISNYAKSGHQCRHNRVYWQNLSYYGFGMGAASYVQGKRFTRPRKTHEYYEWLENGAMIDCEITPLEEELLETLMLGLRLAEGLSLTVLSQKFGSAKVEEIQQCLHPYFHQGWVEVGGGRLRLTDPDGFLFSNVVLADLFEKLG; encoded by the coding sequence ATGAGTAACCACCATATTGCTATTCAAGTTCCCAGTGCTGCTTATGTGCATATTCCCTTTTGTCGGCGGCGTTGTTTTTATTGTGATTTTCCTGTGTTTGTGGTGGGCGATGCCTACGGCGAGCCAAGCTACCGCTTGCGGGGTGGAACTTCTGGTACGATTTCCCAATATGTTGAGGCACTTTGTCACGAAATCAGCATTTCACCAGCATTTAGTCAACCCCTAAAAACCATTTTCTTTGGTGGTGGTACACCTTCGCTGCTATCTACAGAACAGTTGCAATGTTTATTAACATCTCTAGAGAGGCGTTTTGGCATTGCTAAGGGGGCAGAAATTTCAATGGAAATGGACCCCGGTACATTTGACTTGGCACATATCGCAGGTTATCGCAGTGCAGGTGTGAACCGGGTGAGTTTGGGTGTACAAGCTTTTCAAGATGAATTACTAAAAATTGCCGGGCGATCGCACTCAGTTGAAGATATTTTTGCAGCTATTGATTTAATTCACCAAGTCGAGATACCCGAATTTAGCTTAGACCTAATTTCCGGGTTGCCACATCAGTCTTTAGATCAGTGGCAAGATTCCCTAACTAAAGCGGTAGAAATAGCCCCCACTCATATCTCTATTTATGATTTAACCATAGAACCAGGTACAGCTTTTGGTCGTTATTACAAACCAGGAGATAATCCCCTACCGACAGATGAAACCACTGTCAAAATGTACCGACTAGGGCAAAAAGTCTTAACTCGTGCAGGTTATGAACATTATGAAATTTCCAACTATGCCAAAAGCGGACATCAGTGTAGACATAATCGAGTTTATTGGCAAAATCTATCTTATTACGGTTTCGGTATGGGTGCGGCCAGTTATGTGCAAGGTAAACGCTTTACCCGTCCCCGGAAAACTCACGAATATTACGAATGGTTGGAAAATGGCGCAATGATTGATTGTGAAATCACACCCTTGGAAGAAGAATTGTTAGAAACTTTAATGTTGGGGTTGCGTTTAGCTGAAGGTTTGAGTTTAACGGTGTTATCCCAGAAGTTTGGATCAGCAAAGGTAGAGGAAATTCAACAATGTTTGCACCCTTATTTTCATCAAGGTTGGGTGGAAGTTGGGGGGGGAAGGTTGCGTTTAACTGATCCCGATGGGTTTTTGTTTTCTAATGTGGTGTTGGCAGATTTATTTGAGAAGTTGGGATAG
- the hsdR gene encoding type I restriction-modification system endonuclease encodes MTASPNFAFLAVHDPQLARLGELAERYFTDDPNTCLIKLRQFGELLAQIIAANLGLYIDDERQIDLLRRLRDRGILQGKVFELFDKLRLAGNDATHALINDQRTALSHLKYAYHLGIWFHRVRTKNKDFHPGVFVPPPDPKVETQALKTELAKLREELAATRTAAEMAQITAEQAAQGRQLAGKAEEAQAQKAALERLLERQVKAVNQSAQTIQATIQQAQQAAEKIDLDERETRRLIDSQLRNAGWEVDSEQLTYHNGTRPQKGKNLAISEWPTIDGRADYALFIGLQIVAVVEAKRQSQDVYSAVDQAKRYSRSYKIQSDEVLAGNWGEYKVPFVFATNGRDFLQQLRTKSGIWFCDLRRPDNLRRPLNTWLSPAGLIDIFNLDIDAANQKLATSGFNYNLKLRDYQIQAIQAVESRLLSADVREILIAMATGTGKTKTCIALVYRLLKTKRFRRVLFLVDRTALGEQTTNAFKESRMENLQTFADIFDIKELGDSTPDRDTKVQIATVQAFVKRILYPGDNTSIPTADQYDCIIVDECHRGYLLDRELSDSELTFRDYNDYISKYRRVLDHFDAVKIGLTATPALHTTEIFGQPVYTYGYREAVIDGWLIDHEPPHSIITALAEDGIVWNAGEEIEYFDPKTGTVDLTNAPDEVKIEIEQFNRQVITEDFNRVVCEYLAENIDPYLDAKTLIFCVKDDHADMVVDKLKQAFAEKYDSIDDDAIIKITGKSDKPLELIRKFRNEVNPKIAVTVDLLTTGIDVPKISNLVFIRRVNSRILYEQMLGRATRRCDEIEKEVFQIFDAVNLYAAIAPVSTMKPVVVSPNITFKQLFNELETVTDETATKTIVEQLLAKLNKQKPNLNNSTKQYYQKHLKENSYPRTPTTNPQQCY; translated from the coding sequence GTGACAGCATCGCCAAACTTCGCATTTCTAGCAGTTCATGACCCCCAACTGGCTAGACTAGGTGAATTAGCAGAACGTTATTTTACTGATGACCCCAACACGTGTTTAATAAAATTGCGACAGTTTGGCGAACTTTTAGCGCAAATTATTGCTGCTAATTTGGGTCTATATATAGATGACGAACGACAAATAGACTTACTGCGACGGTTGCGAGATAGGGGTATTTTGCAAGGTAAAGTTTTTGAATTGTTTGATAAATTGCGGTTAGCTGGAAATGATGCAACTCACGCATTAATAAATGACCAACGTACAGCTTTGAGTCATCTTAAATATGCTTATCATTTGGGTATTTGGTTTCATCGAGTCAGGACTAAAAATAAAGACTTTCATCCTGGTGTTTTTGTCCCACCTCCAGACCCAAAAGTTGAAACTCAAGCTTTGAAAACCGAACTAGCGAAGTTGCGGGAAGAATTAGCAGCAACTCGAACAGCGGCAGAAATGGCACAAATAACCGCAGAACAAGCAGCACAGGGGCGGCAACTTGCAGGGAAAGCAGAGGAAGCACAAGCCCAAAAAGCAGCATTAGAGAGGCTATTAGAGAGGCAAGTTAAAGCTGTTAACCAGTCTGCACAAACTATTCAAGCTACTATTCAACAAGCACAACAAGCCGCTGAAAAAATTGATTTAGATGAACGAGAAACGCGACGTTTGATAGATAGTCAGTTGCGAAATGCTGGTTGGGAGGTGGACTCAGAACAACTGACTTATCACAATGGAACTCGTCCCCAAAAAGGTAAAAATTTAGCTATTTCTGAATGGCCAACGATAGATGGTAGGGCGGACTATGCTTTATTTATTGGACTGCAAATAGTTGCAGTTGTTGAAGCTAAACGCCAGAGTCAAGATGTTTATAGTGCAGTTGACCAAGCAAAACGTTATAGTCGGAGTTATAAAATTCAAAGTGATGAAGTTTTAGCAGGTAATTGGGGTGAGTATAAAGTCCCGTTTGTGTTTGCAACTAATGGGCGAGATTTTTTACAACAACTGCGAACTAAAAGCGGAATTTGGTTTTGTGATTTACGTCGTCCTGATAATTTGCGTCGTCCTTTAAATACTTGGTTAAGTCCTGCGGGTTTAATTGATATTTTCAACCTAGATATAGATGCAGCAAATCAGAAATTAGCAACATCAGGATTTAACTATAACTTAAAATTGCGTGATTATCAAATTCAAGCTATTCAAGCCGTTGAATCTCGTTTATTATCAGCAGATGTCCGAGAAATATTAATTGCAATGGCGACGGGAACAGGGAAAACTAAAACCTGTATTGCTTTGGTTTATCGACTTTTGAAAACTAAACGTTTTCGTCGGGTTTTGTTTTTAGTAGACCGCACTGCTTTGGGAGAACAAACGACAAATGCTTTCAAAGAGTCTCGGATGGAGAATTTACAAACATTTGCCGATATTTTTGATATTAAAGAATTAGGAGATTCGACCCCGGATAGGGATACTAAAGTTCAAATTGCTACGGTGCAAGCTTTTGTGAAACGTATCCTTTATCCTGGTGATAATACATCAATTCCCACCGCAGATCAATATGATTGTATTATTGTCGATGAATGTCATCGCGGCTATTTATTAGACCGAGAATTAAGTGATTCGGAATTGACCTTTAGAGACTATAATGATTATATCTCAAAATATCGCCGTGTTTTGGATCATTTTGATGCGGTGAAAATCGGTTTAACTGCAACTCCGGCTTTACATACAACGGAGATTTTCGGACAACCAGTATATACTTATGGTTATCGAGAAGCAGTAATTGATGGTTGGTTAATAGACCATGAACCGCCCCATTCTATTATTACAGCTTTAGCAGAAGATGGAATTGTTTGGAATGCTGGGGAAGAGATAGAATATTTTGACCCGAAAACCGGAACAGTAGATTTAACAAACGCACCCGATGAGGTGAAAATTGAGATAGAACAGTTTAACCGTCAAGTTATCACTGAAGATTTTAACCGGGTGGTGTGTGAATATTTAGCGGAGAATATCGATCCTTATTTAGATGCAAAAACTTTGATTTTCTGTGTGAAAGATGATCATGCGGATATGGTTGTTGATAAACTTAAACAAGCTTTTGCTGAAAAATATGATAGTATTGATGATGATGCGATTATCAAAATTACTGGAAAATCTGATAAACCATTAGAACTAATTCGCAAATTCAGAAACGAAGTAAACCCAAAAATTGCGGTAACTGTAGATTTATTAACAACGGGAATTGATGTTCCCAAAATTTCTAATTTAGTCTTTATTCGTCGGGTTAATTCTCGTATTTTATACGAACAAATGTTAGGAAGGGCTACCCGACGTTGTGATGAAATTGAAAAAGAAGTATTTCAAATATTTGATGCGGTGAATTTGTATGCAGCTATAGCGCCAGTTTCAACGATGAAACCTGTAGTTGTTTCACCGAATATCACTTTTAAACAATTATTCAATGAGTTGGAAACAGTGACAGATGAAACAGCAACTAAAACTATTGTTGAACAACTATTAGCCAAACTGAACAAGCAAAAACCCAACTTGAACAACTCAACCAAGCAATATTATCAAAAGCATTTAAAGGAGAACTCGTACCCCAGAACCCCAACGACGAACCCGCAGCAGTGCTATTAG
- a CDS encoding type IV pilin-like G/H family protein, which translates to MIQHYIFKNNDQGMTALELILVLIVITILAAMALPSFIVQTSPGVKLLEGKIYVNSINRGQEAYFFEKKKFSASVEELGLGIATQTDKYNYSIKLAKDSAYHYGIARTETFKSYIGGVFILPDAKDLNTKIVTTTGIITISPNPILEKPEIKTISILCVKDQPGNFIPSQPSFKNGIATCGAGTTQVKR; encoded by the coding sequence ATGATACAACATTACATCTTCAAGAACAACGATCAAGGAATGACTGCGTTAGAACTGATATTAGTTTTAATAGTAATTACCATTTTGGCTGCTATGGCATTACCATCATTTATTGTCCAAACTAGCCCAGGAGTAAAATTATTAGAAGGTAAAATATATGTTAATTCTATCAATCGTGGACAAGAAGCATACTTTTTTGAAAAGAAAAAATTTTCCGCCTCAGTAGAAGAACTGGGTTTAGGTATTGCGACTCAGACTGATAAATATAACTATTCAATTAAATTAGCTAAAGATTCTGCATATCATTATGGAATTGCTAGAACGGAAACTTTTAAAAGTTATATTGGTGGTGTATTTATTCTCCCTGATGCGAAAGATTTAAATACCAAAATTGTCACAACTACAGGAATTATTACTATCTCCCCAAACCCCATTTTGGAAAAACCAGAAATTAAAACTATCTCAATTTTATGTGTCAAGGATCAACCGGGTAATTTTATTCCCTCTCAACCAAGTTTTAAAAATGGTATTGCTACCTGTGGTGCAGGAACGACACAAGTTAAAAGATAA
- a CDS encoding type IV pilin-like G/H family protein: protein MNNQLFNYLVLKNKNQGITLVEILVIITIIGILSAIAIPSFICRSPRAIVSEAKSYLSAMNRAQQSYFIESDGKFSNSWSKLGVGIPEKTTNYSYYTKVTTNAVFNYGIARREYVEDGWFNKKPLKSVIGGVFVISNAKKSEKTTLSVVCVSEKIGMIIPPQPILKNGVPTCAIGTTIK from the coding sequence ATGAACAATCAATTATTTAATTATCTGGTGCTAAAAAATAAAAATCAGGGAATTACTTTAGTAGAAATACTCGTTATTATCACCATTATTGGCATTTTATCAGCAATAGCAATACCATCTTTTATTTGCAGAAGTCCAAGGGCTATAGTATCAGAAGCAAAAAGCTATTTAAGTGCAATGAACCGCGCTCAACAATCATACTTTATAGAATCTGATGGTAAGTTTTCTAACTCATGGAGTAAATTAGGTGTTGGGATTCCAGAGAAAACAACAAATTACAGTTATTATACGAAAGTAACAACAAATGCTGTGTTTAATTATGGCATAGCCAGAAGAGAATATGTAGAGGATGGTTGGTTTAATAAAAAACCATTAAAGAGTGTTATTGGGGGTGTGTTTGTCATTTCTAATGCCAAAAAATCAGAAAAAACAACTTTATCAGTTGTATGTGTAAGTGAAAAAATCGGTATGATTATTCCTCCTCAACCCATTTTAAAAAATGGCGTTCCTACCTGTGCTATCGGGACTACTATTAAATAA
- a CDS encoding type IV pilin-like G/H family protein, translated as MNKKLTIFFNNLLIKNKNQGWTYWDTIGLVFILILSTLVCGMPTLFAKINPKNDVKKFILQINTKQIEYFTYQSKFAESLNQLQINLPTSKKTNNYTFSIKKNTNYAFSYAIPHETKEGSLNNNHPNIHSYVGGVFLIPKSTTNKATSIAIICKNIAPGNIKPKDPIFQQGIISCGAGTTELGKYL; from the coding sequence ATGAATAAAAAACTAACTATTTTTTTCAACAATCTACTTATCAAAAATAAAAATCAAGGCTGGACTTACTGGGACACTATAGGTTTAGTATTCATATTGATTTTATCAACTTTGGTATGTGGAATGCCTACTTTATTTGCAAAAATAAATCCAAAAAATGATGTAAAAAAATTTATCTTACAAATTAATACAAAACAGATAGAATACTTTACTTATCAAAGTAAATTTGCCGAATCATTAAATCAACTGCAAATAAATTTACCTACCAGCAAAAAAACCAATAATTATACATTCTCTATCAAAAAAAATACAAATTATGCTTTCAGTTATGCGATACCGCATGAAACCAAAGAAGGTTCATTAAATAACAATCATCCAAATATACATAGTTATGTAGGTGGTGTATTTTTAATACCCAAATCAACCACTAACAAAGCCACAAGCATAGCAATTATATGTAAAAATATTGCCCCTGGAAACATAAAACCCAAAGATCCAATTTTTCAACAGGGAATAATAAGTTGTGGTGCAGGTACAACAGAACTAGGAAAATATCTCTAG
- a CDS encoding PIN/TRAM domain-containing protein, which yields MLDFIIILSFILAASGIGYFSTDLLPPGSLNGVTNLDALRLVVAVFAAIIGGAIGLSFQTTYRRLEAQVKEMPLEVILTRAIGLVIGLLLANLMLAPLFLLPIPPDFSFIKPLVAVVGSIILSVTGMNLADTHGRGLLRLINPNTVETLVVEGTLKPANTKVLDTSCIIDGRIEALLETGFLEGVILVPQFVLQELQQVADASKDIKRVRGRRGLEILNRIKETYPERILINPADYEDITTVDAKLVKFAQEINGTLLTNDYNLSKVASVQKVPVLNVNDLVNAVRPSYLPGDNIDLKILKEGKEPTQGIGYLDDGTMVVVEEGSGFVGAELRVIVTSALQTSAGRMIFAKPQASALA from the coding sequence ATGCTTGATTTCATTATCATCCTCTCATTTATTTTGGCAGCATCGGGAATAGGTTACTTTAGCACCGATTTACTCCCCCCCGGAAGTCTCAACGGTGTCACCAACCTAGACGCATTGCGGTTAGTCGTTGCTGTCTTTGCTGCGATCATCGGTGGTGCAATTGGTTTAAGCTTTCAAACCACCTACCGCCGCTTAGAAGCACAAGTTAAAGAAATGCCTCTAGAAGTCATTTTAACTCGTGCTATTGGCTTAGTAATTGGGCTATTACTCGCCAATTTAATGTTAGCCCCGCTATTTTTACTACCCATTCCCCCAGATTTCAGCTTTATTAAACCTCTAGTGGCAGTTGTCGGTAGTATCATACTTTCCGTGACCGGCATGAATTTGGCCGATACTCACGGACGGGGTTTATTACGGTTAATTAACCCCAACACTGTGGAAACTTTGGTAGTGGAAGGAACTCTCAAACCTGCTAACACCAAAGTTTTAGACACCAGCTGCATTATTGATGGTCGCATTGAAGCACTGCTAGAAACTGGATTTCTCGAAGGAGTAATACTTGTCCCGCAGTTTGTTTTACAGGAACTCCAACAGGTAGCAGACGCGAGTAAGGATATCAAGCGAGTTAGGGGAAGACGCGGTTTAGAAATTCTCAACCGCATTAAGGAAACTTACCCGGAACGGATTTTAATTAATCCAGCAGACTACGAAGATATTACCACAGTTGATGCGAAATTGGTAAAGTTTGCCCAAGAAATTAATGGTACGCTGTTAACTAATGACTACAATTTATCCAAAGTTGCTAGTGTGCAGAAAGTGCCGGTTTTGAATGTCAATGATTTGGTAAATGCGGTTCGTCCTAGTTATTTACCTGGGGATAATATTGATTTAAAAATTCTCAAGGAAGGTAAAGAACCAACTCAAGGTATTGGTTATCTTGATGATGGAACTATGGTTGTTGTTGAGGAAGGTAGCGGTTTTGTTGGTGCTGAATTGCGGGTCATCGTCACCAGTGCTTTACAAACCTCAGCAGGTAGAATGATTTTTGCTAAACCTCAAGCTTCCGCATTAGCATAA